tacatattttatatatatgtgcCACTAGAGTCAATGACATAGCCTAAGTATTTCACGGCAGGACTACAATAATTGATGTTTATATAGAACAATGTAAGAATTGCGTCATTTTTACCCATGAAAGGCAAACCAGAGAAAGGATAAAGATAACAGATATCCAAGAGTTCTTCAATGTCTTTGAGAACTATCTGAAAAATCAGTTTGTGCGCTGTCATAAAATCATCTGGACCTAAATGCCATGGTTAAGGTCTGAGGGCAAAACACTGGTGTTGTTTTGCAATATAAGCTAGAACGCCAAATAAGTAGGCTACAGACATTTAATAACATGTAATATGAACTATGAAAAATGATCAAATTCATAAAAAATCTACCGGTTTATGACTTCTGTCAGTCATCAGCTGGTCACATCTGCAGATAGTCAAGCTTAGGCTACTCATTTTGACAATTGTTTGGGCTACTAATGTCTGAAAAGTCCGCAATCGTTTCCCAACAGGCGCTTATCTCCTTATAGGCACAAGTTTATATCTTATTATAATACATCTTGAGAAAAGTATTACCAAATGTCTTAAAAACatgcatcaaatacaaacagACTTACCTCTGCCTCAAAATAATCTATTTCTCATTTGAAAGACAATTTGTCGTTCTCCAACTAATGTTTGATAAAATGGTTTTGAATGATGGTACAGATTTGTTATTTTCCAATCCGACGCATTTTGGGTAGAATAGCCTACAGGCTAAATAAAATTATGCGGTGATAGGTTATTCCATGAAAAGGACGGTTGGAACTCAATCTTTCCACAGTTTCCACAGCTGTGCCGTTCAGGTGCGCAGAGGCGCGCCTTTAAAACGCAACAGAGCGAGCAAGACCGAGGGCGAATCAGACGGGAACGTGCTGCTAGGCAACAAACTCGTGATTTTCGTCTCTGTACTGGCTAAATTAGGTTATTTCTGTTTAGTTAAAACATAAGCTGCATGTTGCAAAGGCATGTTGGCTACTCTTCAAGCCTTGTCTTGATATAGCCTATTTAAATTCAAGAACAATTATTTGCTTCTCTTCGTCCACCATGGCATTCTCAGTTGTCCATTCTGACAAAGAATTGTTTAGCCTATTCAAGCTTTAATTTCTCCTGTAGATTTCCAACATTCTTTAGCTGATGCTTGGTTCGTCAGACAGAAATTCAAGCTAAGTTACAACATTAGGCTATAACCACCAGCTCTTATACAGCACATTCCGTAATCATTAAATGCGTCCTACAGTGGACAGTCATCGATTACAACTCGTAGTCAACTAATTTGCCAACAACCTTTCCTGCAGCCCACTTGTCCCTTAACTTCTTGGTAGTGCTGCCATCTGGCGTCTAATGAGAGTACAGACAGTGCTTGTTTTTAGAAATCAGTTTTTGTAAAAGGGCTGAAAGATACTCAACCCATAGTGAAGATGTAGGCTCAAACTGAATAGCAAAGTCCTGTAATAGGCATTTTAAACACATAAATAGATGGAGTCATCAAATAAATGGATCATCATTTGTTTCGTCAGCTTGCTTCAtgattatgtttatttatttggctCAAAATTCAGAGGTGGCCCGATGTCGGCCTCTAGTCTGAATGTCAAAGGTGTAGTAAGCTTAAGctatttatgtttttgtatatatatttatgtgtgagtgcgtggggTTGCAAGCATACTTTAATGTGCTTTAGTGTGGTTGAAGGATGTATGTTGATGTAagcattgcatttttttttagtggttgcacaagcAAATGTtgttgtgtatctaatgcacaatgacaaataaagtctattctattctataaacGTGTCTATGGGCTTAAGGCTCATTGAGCATTGTTTTCTGACGTCACACAAAGCCCAGCCTCCAATTTTCAAACCGCCATTTTGAAACTATTCAAGTTGCAAACTAACGTTACGTGGATGGCGAGGTAACGTTAAAtcatagctagcaagctaattgTCTTCGGTGTGAAATTTAACATGCTTACGTGCTAGTATGTATACTGACAACATATGCGGAGTTGGATGAGAATAGCGCACAGAATGAGTCTAAAATAAGATGTTTTACGTGTGGGCGGGACGGGGTCATCCCTACCCACATTAGCTAGGATAACGTTAACGTAAATGCTTTCTTCACCAAGGCAGCTCTCTAAACCAACTGTTATCAGATAGTCTAATAGCCAGCTTAGGCAATTTACGCTGTTACTCATAAACTGTCCTTTTTCGTCACTGTTGTATACGTGACAACTTTGTCACTGCTCTCATTCATaaattagcttgctagctggctaagctagctccttcagtTTCTTAGCACGTCATTAGGAAAGCATGCATGAGGGTAAACACAGCAGCGCGCCAAATTTGTCCTAGGTTTCTCGTTTTAGAAAGGGCATCCTTAGATGACCGTTTTGAACTCTTAAACCTTAATTTCGGTTCGGTTCAAATATTTAATAACGTAACGTTGGAGATATATTTTAAACTGAGCATAAACTTGTTCACCACTGggttaatgtgttaatgttaagtTGACGATTGTAACGTTACATTTGAATGTTGACAACGTACCGTCAAGTTAACGTTAGCAGATAATGTTAGTCGACGTAGATAGCTAGCCTGGCAGTGTTAAGTTATTATCATGAAATCGGTCACCCCAGGTCAACTTTATAACGTTAGTCAACAATTACTTCGTGTATCTGGCACCACTTGTTCTAAAACATcactaatataatatatataatcacTAATAATACATCACTAGCGCTGTGTTAAACTAACTTGCCATGTCAGCGctgtttttaaattattttttcttAATTATATCATTATAGCAAGATATATTAACCGATTTTTCACAACGCTGTTCATATCTTAAGAGCACGCTGACAGATGCCACAAACGCAGAGATGGACGACAGTATACCGATGACTGAATTGGAGGACTGCTCCCACGAAGAGGAGCCACAGGTGGAAAAGTTGAAAGGACTCAGTACGTCTTTCTCCGatgtaattttatttatttttttaagtttgtgGCCTGTATGTTTACAGTAAGTTACATAAATGCAtcgattttttttgtgtgtagatGTCATGGAAATTAttgagggaaaaagagaaaaaaagaaggtggAAAGACTGGTGCAGTCTGGGCAGCTGGGGAAACCTAAAGAACGCCTGAAAATTGAAAGTGGTGAGTATTACACAAATAAAACTGTATTGAAAGACTATTGTGAATGGTGAAAAGTTATCCAAATGTTGTGGCAGATTGATTTCTGATATCTTGGTGTCCATGTCACTGATTGAAATCAAGGTGTTGGAGATAAGCTGGGTGAAAATGCACGAATCAACCACAATATCGGAAAAACAAAAGCCCCCCTCCTGAAACCTCTTCATAAGATCCTTTTTGATCGACCTGGAGCAGTAAGTATTTTATGATTATGATAATGTACTGCAAATGATCATTTAGCAGATTTTTAATAAGGACCTGGAGTTTGCTATTATCACATTCTAAGATATTACATATTTAAATGCTTACCATGCTCTATTTatactgtttgttttcatgtgaAATAAGGCAGCTTCAATGAAGAAGAACCTACGTTTATTCAGTGGCTTCCCTTTCAAGGAGGAAAGTGATCCCTTCTCAAAAAAGCTGAAGATGATGTCAAAGTAATTGTTTTTCtaacaatcaaaacaaacacaaaaacattagtTCTGGCATCTGCCAGTGGAATTGTTCTTTAACGTAACTTTTATCCCCCccaaatacagatacacaaacGCAATGTTGAAGACCATCTGTCAAGTTCTAGACATAGAGAGGAGTGGGAAGCAGTCTGTCTTAATTGAAAGAATCATGGCATTCCTTATGCACCCTGTCAATACAGGAAAGGTACACAGGTTCAGCAAAATgaagtgttggtgtgtgtgcttaatgTTTATAATAATATGTGAAAGTAAGTTTGCTGCTGTTAACCAGTTGGATGCAAATCTTGGTTTTCTTGCAGCCAGTTTCcatcaaaaagaagaagaagaagaagaagaggaagaacacTGCCACCGATGCCAAGCAAAAGACAAGCAAAGTTTCCAAGAGTCCCAAGAAATCAAAGGTGGAGGGCAAATCCAAAGCCATAGTCACAGATTCAAGCAGTgacgatgacgacgatgatgaagatgacaaACCTGAAAGTAAAGAGACCAAGACGTCATCGGCCATAGAAAGtcggaaaaagaaagaggacacAGACGACTCCTcagatgaggatgaagaggaaatagaagatggtgatgatgttaaagatgatgatgatgaggaggaggaggagaaggaggttaGTGAGAGTCATCCAAGTTTCAGGTAAATGTCTCATCGATTTGAACATTACTGAAATACTTTTGCTTTCCCCTGTGTTGCTAGACTCCCAAGTCGAAATCCCCTGCTAAGAAGAAGCCTGCCACCCCCAAAAAGACAGCAGCCAGCAAAAAGACAACAAAGCCACCACCTGGGAAAAAGAAACCAGCAGCTAAGAAGACAGCAAAGGAACTTGAGTCTGATACTTCTGACAAATCAGAGTCTGATGACAGTGACAATCAAAACAACAGTGACTTTGAGAAGGTGACTTGGATTGCACTGTTGTCTCCAGTCTGTGAttcagttttacaattactTGTACAAATGATTGGTGTTCATAATCCCATATGTATTATTCACATAGTCAAAAAAGAAACCAGCAGCAAAGAAGAAACTAGCAAAGCCTGCCCCAAAAACTAAGAaagcagacagcagcagcaacaagaCCGCCAAAAAACGCCAAGTACTACTGGGTAATGTCACCCATGTTGAAATAATCCATTTTAAATACAGTGTTGTGTTCATCGTAAAATCTTGTTGACATTTTCATGAGCGCCTATGCTTTGAGATGTAATTAACACCAATGTATTATAACAAAAACAGTGTCAAATGTATTTTAACAAaaacatgtatttattgtttCGCAAAAAATAGACTCCGATGACAGTTCTGATGACGATAAACCCTTGATCAAGATGATAAAGAGGCCGCCCACAGATGATCAGATTAAGACCACAGTGCAAGATCTCCTGAAAAATGCCAACCTGGAGGAGGTCACAATGAAGCAGCTTTGCCAGAAAGTGAGTTCACAAAATGCTTCTGTGCTATTTACaaacaacagtttttttttattgttgttgttatttatatcTATACATCTGTAGTAAatagtaggggtgggaaaaaaaatcgttttttcgatttctctcgattctctctagaacgtttctgtctcgattcagaaaagttcataatcgatttttttaataatacatttttttttttttttacacatccattttgtgttgaaatgcaagctgcatcgattattgcattgttcattgaaagtcataattgtgacaaggaaaagctttttctctaataaaaaatagatctgttgattttctttaattatcaaacacaaagtaggaagtgatttgagactgagtagcaaactcaaatgttttaaaaatcgacatgcatcgataatcgttttatcggtttagaattgataatcggttttgaatcgataatcggtttagaatcgataatcggttttgaatcgaatcgttgacctcggaatcgtgaggtgccaagagattcccacccctagtaaaTAGGCAGTGCTTTCCCGGTTTAAGTTATCTTGTAGGATGAGCTTAGtggctgtatttatttatttatttatttattctatttCTTCAAGAAAGATAGAAGATAGTTCAGGTGTCAGtcttctctttgtttgtttgtttgtttgtttgttggttgtcTTCATTTGAAAAAGCTCCCGttaataaatattttttgtgtgtttaggtgtatgATTCATACCCTGAATTTGACCTGACCAGCAGGAAGGACTACATTAAAACGACGGTGAAAAGTGTAAGTAGAAACCGTAGTTGATTACCTTCAGTGTCAGAAACTTAGTGAGCGGTCTGGTTGAAATCCAAATCCTTCCTAGTTTTAGGTAATTGAGCACTTTCACCCATGATGCATAATTCACACTGTTAGAAGTACCTCTGTCTGTCACAGATTTCCTATTTTTCACCCCCTTTTTTGCTTTATCAGAGTAGGGTTTAGAGGATGTTCCAAGCTGTCTATCAAACCCAGCGGCATGGTGGTAGCTAGCTACTCACTGAAATGAGTCTGTAGTTAGAAGTGATGAGTGAGATCTAGTGGAGCAATAGGTGCTGtgttattatgttttatttgttaaAAGTTCAACACAGTGTATTCTGCCTTTCAGCTCGTAAACACCTATACTTTATCCTCCTGTCaattccacagcacaccagttaGGCCATAAAAGATACAGGCCACAGCTTTTGCTTTAGGAAAGATA
The DNA window shown above is from Clupea harengus chromosome 11, Ch_v2.0.2, whole genome shotgun sequence and carries:
- the dek gene encoding protein DEK isoform X2, whose product is MRSTLTDATNAEMDDSIPMTELEDCSHEEEPQVEKLKGLNVMEIIEGKREKKKVERLVQSGQLGKPKERLKIESGVGDKLGENARINHNIGKTKAPLLKPLHKILFDRPGAAASMKKNLRLFSGFPFKEESDPFSKKLKMMSKYTNAMLKTICQVLDIERSGKQSVLIERIMAFLMHPVNTGKPVSIKKKKKKKKRKNTATDAKQKTSKVSKSPKKSKVEGKSKAIVTDSSSDDDDDDEDDKPESKETKTSSAIESRKKKEDTDDSSDEDEEEIEDGDDVKDDDDEEEEEKETPKSKSPAKKKPATPKKTAASKKTTKPPPGKKKPAAKKTAKELESDTSDKSESDDSDNQNNSDFEKSKKKPAAKKKLAKPAPKTKKADSSSNKTAKKRQVLLDSDDSSDDDKPLIKMIKRPPTDDQIKTTVQDLLKNANLEEVTMKQLCQKVYDSYPEFDLTSRKDYIKTTVKSLIS
- the dek gene encoding protein DEK isoform X1 — encoded protein: MKSVTPGQLYNSTLTDATNAEMDDSIPMTELEDCSHEEEPQVEKLKGLNVMEIIEGKREKKKVERLVQSGQLGKPKERLKIESGVGDKLGENARINHNIGKTKAPLLKPLHKILFDRPGAAASMKKNLRLFSGFPFKEESDPFSKKLKMMSKYTNAMLKTICQVLDIERSGKQSVLIERIMAFLMHPVNTGKPVSIKKKKKKKKRKNTATDAKQKTSKVSKSPKKSKVEGKSKAIVTDSSSDDDDDDEDDKPESKETKTSSAIESRKKKEDTDDSSDEDEEEIEDGDDVKDDDDEEEEEKETPKSKSPAKKKPATPKKTAASKKTTKPPPGKKKPAAKKTAKELESDTSDKSESDDSDNQNNSDFEKSKKKPAAKKKLAKPAPKTKKADSSSNKTAKKRQVLLDSDDSSDDDKPLIKMIKRPPTDDQIKTTVQDLLKNANLEEVTMKQLCQKVYDSYPEFDLTSRKDYIKTTVKSLIS
- the dek gene encoding protein DEK isoform X3, with product MDDSIPMTELEDCSHEEEPQVEKLKGLNVMEIIEGKREKKKVERLVQSGQLGKPKERLKIESGVGDKLGENARINHNIGKTKAPLLKPLHKILFDRPGAAASMKKNLRLFSGFPFKEESDPFSKKLKMMSKYTNAMLKTICQVLDIERSGKQSVLIERIMAFLMHPVNTGKPVSIKKKKKKKKRKNTATDAKQKTSKVSKSPKKSKVEGKSKAIVTDSSSDDDDDDEDDKPESKETKTSSAIESRKKKEDTDDSSDEDEEEIEDGDDVKDDDDEEEEEKETPKSKSPAKKKPATPKKTAASKKTTKPPPGKKKPAAKKTAKELESDTSDKSESDDSDNQNNSDFEKSKKKPAAKKKLAKPAPKTKKADSSSNKTAKKRQVLLDSDDSSDDDKPLIKMIKRPPTDDQIKTTVQDLLKNANLEEVTMKQLCQKVYDSYPEFDLTSRKDYIKTTVKSLIS